The Cryobacterium roopkundense sequence AGTCACCGTCCGAGGTTCAGGGTCGCCTCATCTTCGAAAACGTGTCGTTCAGCTATACCGAAGACAACCCGCTCATCCAGGACCTCAGCCTCGTGGCGGAACCCGGCCAGACCGTGGCGATCGTGGGCCCGACGGGTGCCGGCAAGACCACACTTGTGAACCTGATGATGCGCTTCTACGAGATCGATTCGGGGCGCATCCTGCTCGATGGCATCGACGTGGCTCGGATGACCAGGGATGATCTGCGTGGCCGGATGGGTATGGTGCTTCAGGACACCTGGCTGTTCGGCGGTACGATCCGGGAGAACATCGCCTATGGCCGTCCGGGCGCCACGGAAGAGGAGATCCTCGCTGCCGCCACGGCTACGTATGTCGACCGGTTCGTGCACAGCCTGCCCGACGGCTACGACACCGTGCTCGCTGACGACGGCAGCAATGTCAGCGCCGGCGAGATGCAGTTGCTCACGATCGCACGGGCGTTCCTCGCCAGGCCGAGCGTGCTCATCCTCGACGAGGCGACCAGCTCCGTCGACACGCGCACAGAAGTGCTCGTACAACAGGCGATGAGCGCGCTGCGCGCCGAGCGCACGAGCTTTGTGATCGCGCATCGGCTCTCGACGATTCGCGACGCCGACCTGATCCTTGTGATGGACTCCGGCCGCATCGTCGAACAGGGAACCCACGCGGCGCTGCTCGCTGCGGGCGGGGCGTACCACGCCCTGTACGCTGCGCAGTTTGCTGCTCCGGTCTCGGACGAGGTCTAAGGCTCTCCGGCTCGGTCGGCTCGTTGTCCACAGGCCGCCCTCCGGCTGAGTTCTGCACAGATTGGCCGTCAGGCACCCACAGACCGGGGCAGGGCGGCCACAGTGTTCGCATGCAGCCGACAATCGTCAAGACCAGGAAAGCCCATGACTTCCTGGCACTCGTTCCCCAGCTCGTCGGGTTTCGTCCCGAACGGAGCATGGTTCTCGTTGCCTTCCGGGGCAATCGCACCTGTGGTGCGCTCCGATTCAACCTTCCAGACCCCGACGCGCCCACACAGGTGTACAAGCGCATTGCCACCACGTTGGTGGGTGTTCTCTGCAAGATCCCGGGCGTAGACGCTGTGGTTCCGGTCGCCTATACTGACGAGTCGTTCTCGGCCGTCAGGGGACTACCCCACGAGAATTTCGTGGACTGTCTCGTGAAGCGTGCTGAGATGAGCGGTTTTCTCGTTCGCGACGCCCTCTGCGTTGCCGCGGATGCCTGGGGCTCCTACCTCGACCCGAACTGCCCCGCACGTGGGCGCACGCTGGACGAGATCACATCGTCCCCGGTGTGTGAGGAGATTCCCGCCGCGCATCGGCTCGGGCTGGCCACCGTGCAGAGCGGAGCCGAACTCCCGCGCGTCGCGCCGGTCGTGCGAAACCACGTGCTGCAGGCCTATCGGCGGTACCAGCGATTGGATCTTAGGGATGCTCGGCAGGAGGCGCTCGTTCAGGCGGTGGGCGAGGTTCTCGACCCCGTCGACATCGCCGAGGAGGCGCTCACGTGGAGCGCGACTGAGCCGGACCCAGCGGACGTGGCCCGCTTGCTGTTCGTCGTGCAGAGCCCGGCGTACCGCGACCAGGTGATGGTGCAATTCGCGTTCGGTCGGGAAGTCGGGCGTCAGGCCTATCAGGTGAATCAGGCGTACCTTCACCGTCGGCGGTCGACAGGCCGGAGCCTCGATGACCTCGTTGCGGAGGAATTCGAGTCCGGGGAGAATCCCGAGGCGTGGCGGATCAGCGACCTGTTGCTCGGGCAAAACGAGGACCGGC is a genomic window containing:
- a CDS encoding DUF4192 domain-containing protein, with the protein product MQPTIVKTRKAHDFLALVPQLVGFRPERSMVLVAFRGNRTCGALRFNLPDPDAPTQVYKRIATTLVGVLCKIPGVDAVVPVAYTDESFSAVRGLPHENFVDCLVKRAEMSGFLVRDALCVAADAWGSYLDPNCPARGRTLDEITSSPVCEEIPAAHRLGLATVQSGAELPRVAPVVRNHVLQAYRRYQRLDLRDARQEALVQAVGEVLDPVDIAEEALTWSATEPDPADVARLLFVVQSPAYRDQVMVQFAFGREVGRQAYQVNQAYLHRRRSTGRSLDDLVAEEFESGENPEAWRISDLLLGQNEDRPDPLRIERAISLLKYVAASAPRRNRPAPLCMLSWLSWTLGRGSVAGLLVEQALAIDSTYPMATLLNTLLGTGTLPDWAFSVPTDDVQHEVVQSDEHPPGVPEK